In the Hordeum vulgare subsp. vulgare chromosome 7H, MorexV3_pseudomolecules_assembly, whole genome shotgun sequence genome, one interval contains:
- the LOC123413566 gene encoding EEF1A lysine methyltransferase 4 isoform X1 yields the protein MTGAASQAYGEAWYWDERYRKESGPFDWYQKYPALAPLLRLYVRPHQRLLLVGCGNSVFGENMVHDGYQDVVNIDISSVVIEQMKKKYHDKPQLKYTKMDVRNMSDFESGSFDAVIDKGTLDSIMCGQNSQEHAAKMLGEVNRILNDKGVYIMITYGDPSYRLNLLKDLQFWTVKLHVIDRWERSSKKTWDLTEPLPLHDDSTSIINLLGPKPDVHYIYVCIKDNDSARVDLKTEVNEADN from the exons ATGACGGGGGCGGCGTCGCAGGCGTACGGGGAGGCGTGGTACTGGGACGAGCGGTACCGCAAGGAGTCAGGGCCCTTCGACTGGTACCAGAAGTACCCCGCCCTCGCGCCGCTGCTCCGCCTCTACGTGCGCCCGCACCAGCGCCTCCTCCTCGTCGGATGCGGCAACTCCG TTTTTGGTGAAAACATGGTTCATGATGGTTACCAGGATGTTGTCAACATTGATATATCGTCTGTGGTGATTGAACAGATGAAGAAGAAATACCATGATAAGCCTCAACTAAAGT ACACGAAGATGGATGTAAGAAACATGTCAGACTTTGAGTCTGGTTCATTTGATGCTGTTATTGACAAAG GAACACTAGATTCTATTATG TGCGGCCAAAATTCACAAGAGCATGCAGCGAAGATGCTAGGAGAGGTGAACAG AATCCTCAACGATAAGGGGGTCTACATTATG ATTACTTATGGGGATCCAAGTTATCGATTGAATCTTCTGAAGGACCTCCAATTTTGGACAGTAAAGCTTCACGTCATAG ATAGGTGGGAGAGAAGTTCCAAAAAGACATGGGATCTGACCGAGCCACTGCCTTTACATGATGACAGTACATCAATTATCAACCTTCTTGGCCCAAAACCTGATGTTCACTATATTTATGTCTGTATAAAG GACAACGACAGTGCAAGAGTGGACTTGAAGACCGAGGTCAATGAAGCAGACAACTGA
- the LOC123413566 gene encoding EEF1A lysine methyltransferase 4 isoform X2 produces the protein MTGAASQAYGEAWYWDERYRKESGPFDWYQKYPALAPLLRLYVRPHQRLLLVGCGNSVFGENMVHDGYQDVVNIDISSVVIEQMKKKYHDKPQLKYTKMDVRNMSDFESGSFDAVIDKGTLDSIMCGQNSQEHAAKMLGEVNRILNDKGVYIMITYGDPSYRLNLLKDLQFWTVKLHVIADRWERSSKKTWDLTEPLPLHDDSTSIINLLGPKPDVHYIYVCIKDNDSARVDLKTEVNEADN, from the exons ATGACGGGGGCGGCGTCGCAGGCGTACGGGGAGGCGTGGTACTGGGACGAGCGGTACCGCAAGGAGTCAGGGCCCTTCGACTGGTACCAGAAGTACCCCGCCCTCGCGCCGCTGCTCCGCCTCTACGTGCGCCCGCACCAGCGCCTCCTCCTCGTCGGATGCGGCAACTCCG TTTTTGGTGAAAACATGGTTCATGATGGTTACCAGGATGTTGTCAACATTGATATATCGTCTGTGGTGATTGAACAGATGAAGAAGAAATACCATGATAAGCCTCAACTAAAGT ACACGAAGATGGATGTAAGAAACATGTCAGACTTTGAGTCTGGTTCATTTGATGCTGTTATTGACAAAG GAACACTAGATTCTATTATG TGCGGCCAAAATTCACAAGAGCATGCAGCGAAGATGCTAGGAGAGGTGAACAG AATCCTCAACGATAAGGGGGTCTACATTATG ATTACTTATGGGGATCCAAGTTATCGATTGAATCTTCTGAAGGACCTCCAATTTTGGACAGTAAAGCTTCACGTCATAG CAGATAGGTGGGAGAGAAGTTCCAAAAAGACATGGGATCTGACCGAGCCACTGCCTTTACATGATGACAGTACATCAATTATCAACCTTCTTGGCCCAAAACCTGATGTTCACTATATTTATGTCTGTATAAAG GACAACGACAGTGCAAGAGTGGACTTGAAGACCGAGGTCAATGAAGCAGACAACTGA
- the LOC123413565 gene encoding uncharacterized protein LOC123413565, with the protein MEALAGAAAAASSALLPSFPAHQSHSRVALRARPCGPLRAASAGGGGGKDDAAKPNGTPVVKSKVDPSQNGALGPVTTEKSRTTSSTNTTPDSSGSRAGLFRTPISGGVQSATFAHGLPPPALAVRNLMEQARFAHLCTVMSGMHHRRAGYPFGSLVDFANDSMGHPIFSLSPLAIHTRNLLSDPRCTLVVQVPGWSGLSNARVTIFGDVYPLPAEQQEWAHKQYVAKHQQWASQQWGNFYYYRMQNISDIYFIGGFGTVAWVDVKQYETIQPDKIAVDGGEQSLKELNAIFSKPLREFMSAEGEVDDAALISVDSKGIDIRVRQGAQFNIQRLAFDVPYKVETLEEAKRALHKIIKTSSK; encoded by the exons ATGGAGGCTCTcgcgggcgccgccgccgccgcctcgtccgCGCTCCTCCCGTCCTTCCCCGCCCACCAGTCTCACTCCCGCGTAGCGCTCCGCGCCCGCCCCTGCGGGCCCCTCCGCGCGGCTtccgccggcggcggcggaggcaagGACGACGCCGCCAAGCCGAACGGGACCCCCGTCGTCAAG TCGAAGGTTGATCCAAGTCAAAATGGAGCTCTTGGTCCGGTCACAACTGAGAAGTCACGCACGACCTCATCAACCAATACGACTCCTGACTCAAGTGGATCCAGAGCTGGCTTGTTCAGAACCCCTATATCAGGTGGTGTGCAGAGCGCGACTTTTGCCCATGGTTTACCTCCACCGGCTTTGGCTGTTCGCAATTTAATGGAACAG GCGCGATTTGCTCAtctatgcactgtcatgtctggcATGCATCATCGACGTGCTGGATATCCATTTGGTTCACTTGTTGACTTTGCTAATGACTCAATGGGCC ACCCTATATTTTCTCTGTCTCCCTTAGCAATCCACACTAGGAACTTGCTCTCTGATCCAAGATGCACACTTGTTGTCCAG GTACCTGGATGGAGTGGATTGTCTAATGCCCGTGTCACGATATTTGGTGATGTCTACCCTTTGCCAGCTGAACAACAG GAATGGGCTCATAAGCAATACGTTGCAAAACATCAACAATGGGCGTCTCAACAGTGGGGAAATTTTTACTACTACAGGATGCAGAATATCAG TGACATATATTTTATTGGAGGCTTTGGCACTGTTGCATGGGTAGATGTGAAACAGTATGAAACTATTCAACCTGACAAGATAGCAGTTGATGGGGGCGAACAAAGCTTAAAG GAGTTGAACGCGATTTTCTCTAAACCACTTAGAGAGTTCATGTCTGCTGAAGGGGAGGTTGATGATGCTGCTCTTATATCCGTAGACAGCAAAGGGATAGACATTCGAGTTCGCCAGGGTGCACAG TTCAACATCCAGAGACTTGCATTTGACGTACCATACAAGGTGGAGACTCTAGAGGAGGCCAAGAGAGCACTCCATAAGATAATCAAGACAAGCAGCAAATAA